From Psychrobacter sanguinis, one genomic window encodes:
- a CDS encoding type II toxin-antitoxin system RelB/DinJ family antitoxin, translating to MSQSNFNMRLDDDLKASAYSVIEQYGLTPTQAVRMFLNEIAHTKTIPLSLNWASCIPNAETAKAIIEGREDYETGKLTGYHADELTDVLVESENG from the coding sequence ATGAGTCAAAGTAATTTTAATATGCGCCTTGATGACGATTTAAAGGCAAGTGCTTACTCCGTTATTGAGCAATATGGGTTAACACCAACTCAAGCGGTGCGTATGTTTTTAAATGAGATTGCGCATACCAAAACCATACCCCTATCTCTTAATTGGGCAAGTTGCATCCCTAATGCTGAAACAGCTAAAGCAATTATTGAAGGCCGTGAAGACTACGAAACAGGTAAGCTTACTGGCTACCATGCAGATGAGTTAACTGATGTGTTGGTAGAAAGTGAGAATGGCTAG
- a CDS encoding DsbE family thiol:disulfide interchange protein — protein MTKSNHFSEQPPETKGNRTMKKSQFRIWFLIPLIIFAAVMVMLYFRLGQPTEIVTNTALERPVPAFELPLLSDTSRIMTNDNLPDEPFLMNIWGSWCPTCVIEHPFLMQLEERGVNLVGVNYKDDIGDALSYLNRGGDPFSMSIQDLSGQFALDLGLTGAPETFTVDGEGVIRQHIVGEINESNWQDRIEPCLTVLNDANDNNVSPDAIQVEEVCK, from the coding sequence ATGACTAAGTCTAATCATTTTTCCGAGCAACCCCCTGAAACAAAAGGTAATCGAACAATGAAAAAAAGCCAATTTAGAATATGGTTTTTGATCCCGCTGATCATCTTTGCTGCTGTTATGGTTATGCTTTATTTTCGTTTGGGGCAGCCGACTGAAATCGTAACCAATACCGCGCTTGAACGCCCAGTACCAGCGTTTGAGCTGCCATTGTTGTCCGATACCAGTCGGATCATGACCAATGACAACTTACCTGATGAGCCCTTTTTGATGAATATTTGGGGCTCTTGGTGCCCAACTTGCGTTATTGAGCATCCTTTTTTGATGCAACTAGAAGAGCGTGGTGTCAATCTGGTTGGCGTGAATTATAAAGACGATATCGGTGATGCGCTCAGCTATCTCAACCGAGGCGGTGATCCCTTTTCGATGTCTATTCAGGATTTGTCCGGCCAGTTTGCCTTGGACTTAGGGTTGACGGGTGCGCCTGAGACTTTCACTGTCGATGGTGAAGGCGTTATTCGCCAGCACATTGTTGGTGAGATTAACGAGAGTAACTGGCAAGATCGTATTGAGCCTTGCTTAACGGTACTCAATGATGCCAATGATAATAACGTCAGTCCAGATGCGATTCAGGTTGAAGAGGTGTGCAAATGA
- the ccmI gene encoding c-type cytochrome biogenesis protein CcmI, producing MTLFSTFGLFVALSLLIALIFALIAIMPWLRAPRLQSKPIDNQLLDINVAVFRERLAELQTDKDSGTINNSHYQNQKLELERQLLDAQREVTPMVTPGIKSRLILMVWVPVLAALAYLMVGDRTPVFDLWTAEDKVGQVADDLLTGKIDQPPVWAIENGQQLISAMQTNVYRHADDPDRWMRLSELFSSLEATDSAIEALSRAYRLSPDNEEIATTYAQISFFANKGQLDASSRRVLQDVLAKNPQHEGAQMLMAMGEARGSNFAEAQGWIKRLQGSIVAKPGDHTKALASLDELSNYVSMQEKQALEGIDVTVKINANLLPLVKADDVLFVAIRDVKGGPPFAAKRLPISIIKQGEASIRLSNLDAMMPDRTLNSARSDKTQLAVVARISHSGNAIAESGDLSGNPIMISVEQTQVNVEINQQIP from the coding sequence ATGACTCTATTTTCTACTTTTGGCTTATTTGTAGCTCTAAGCTTGCTGATTGCTCTTATATTTGCGCTAATTGCTATTATGCCATGGCTACGAGCACCGCGTTTGCAGTCCAAACCAATAGACAATCAACTGCTAGATATTAATGTTGCAGTATTTCGCGAACGTTTAGCTGAGCTACAAACAGATAAAGACAGCGGTACTATTAATAATAGCCATTATCAAAATCAAAAGCTGGAACTGGAGCGTCAGCTATTGGATGCCCAGCGTGAAGTCACGCCGATGGTCACCCCTGGTATCAAAAGCCGCTTGATCCTCATGGTTTGGGTGCCTGTATTGGCTGCGCTGGCGTATCTGATGGTGGGTGACCGAACGCCTGTGTTTGATCTGTGGACGGCCGAAGACAAAGTAGGACAAGTGGCTGATGACCTATTGACTGGCAAAATCGATCAGCCACCTGTATGGGCAATCGAAAACGGCCAGCAGCTTATCAGCGCGATGCAGACCAACGTTTATCGTCATGCCGATGATCCTGATCGCTGGATGCGTTTGTCAGAGCTGTTTTCATCGCTTGAAGCTACCGACTCAGCGATTGAAGCTTTGTCACGCGCTTACCGTCTGTCACCAGACAATGAAGAGATTGCGACCACTTATGCGCAGATTAGCTTTTTTGCCAATAAAGGTCAGCTTGATGCCAGTAGCCGCCGTGTATTACAAGATGTCCTTGCCAAAAATCCACAGCATGAAGGTGCGCAGATGCTAATGGCAATGGGTGAGGCACGTGGTAGTAACTTTGCAGAAGCGCAAGGTTGGATTAAACGCTTACAAGGCAGCATTGTGGCCAAACCAGGTGATCATACTAAAGCTTTAGCAAGCTTAGATGAGTTAAGCAACTACGTTAGCATGCAAGAAAAGCAAGCGCTAGAAGGTATTGACGTGACAGTGAAAATTAACGCTAATTTATTACCGTTAGTGAAAGCTGATGATGTGTTGTTTGTAGCGATACGTGATGTGAAAGGGGGCCCTCCGTTTGCCGCCAAACGTTTACCCATTAGTATTATCAAGCAAGGTGAGGCTAGTATCCGCTTAAGCAATCTTGATGCGATGATGCCAGATCGCACGTTAAATTCAGCTCGTAGTGACAAAACTCAGTTAGCAGTCGTTGCTCGTATTAGTCATAGCGGTAATGCCATAGCAGAATCAGGCGACTTATCGGGTAATCCTATAATGATTAGCGTTGAACAGACTCAGGTTAATGTTGAAATCAATCAACAGATTCCCTAA
- a CDS encoding cytochrome c-type biogenesis protein, translating into MIALSIKAVTIKVASLILACLLSVTSYAAIDVYDFDSVQQEAQYRGLIEEFRCPKCQNQNLAGSDAPIAQDLKQKVYDLIKDGRSDAEIRDYMQDRYGDFISYKPPMRPSTWILWFFPPLLLLVLIVGWFWQSKRRQVVARGQNGVTVNSTAALTSAEKAELDRLLSQAENVDHDITSIEDKK; encoded by the coding sequence ATGATAGCCCTTTCAATAAAGGCCGTTACGATAAAAGTAGCGAGCTTAATACTTGCCTGTCTCCTAAGTGTGACCAGCTATGCGGCGATTGACGTCTATGATTTTGATTCTGTCCAACAAGAAGCACAATACCGAGGATTGATCGAAGAGTTTCGTTGCCCGAAATGCCAAAACCAAAACTTGGCAGGTTCTGATGCGCCGATTGCCCAAGACTTAAAGCAAAAAGTCTATGATTTGATTAAAGACGGACGTAGTGATGCGGAAATCCGGGATTATATGCAGGATCGTTATGGCGACTTTATCAGCTACAAGCCGCCTATGCGACCATCGACATGGATCCTATGGTTTTTTCCACCATTATTATTGCTCGTCTTAATTGTTGGTTGGTTTTGGCAAAGTAAACGCCGCCAAGTTGTCGCCCGTGGCCAAAACGGCGTTACAGTGAACAGTACTGCTGCCTTGACCTCTGCGGAAAAGGCTGAGCTTGATCGTCTATTATCGCAAGCTGAGAATGTCGACCACGATATTACTAGCATAGAGGACAAAAAATGA
- a CDS encoding DUF3817 domain-containing protein, with product MHSLRKKQETALKSLTLIGYLEGTSFLLLLFIAMPLKYMMDIPEGVKYIGMAHGMLFITYIIILIGSAIKMKMPLWAIPAGVLGSLLPFGPFIFDHLLKKNLQENVSKEA from the coding sequence ATTCACAGCCTTAGAAAAAAACAAGAGACAGCGTTAAAAAGTCTTACCCTTATAGGCTATCTAGAAGGCACCTCTTTCTTATTATTGCTCTTCATCGCCATGCCACTAAAATATATGATGGACATTCCAGAAGGTGTGAAATACATCGGTATGGCACACGGTATGTTGTTTATTACCTATATCATAATACTTATAGGCTCAGCTATCAAAATGAAAATGCCTCTTTGGGCAATACCTGCGGGCGTACTCGGCTCACTCTTACCTTTTGGCCCATTTATATTCGATCATTTACTAAAAAAGAACTTGCAGGAAAATGTAAGTAAAGAAGCCTAG
- a CDS encoding MobA/MobL family protein, whose product MTMVHIATKAISRKAGQSAVACAAYRAGDVLEDSKYGKVHDYSKKDGVMSSDIVMPASLKKGYVKIDREILWNTAEAFEARSDSRVAREWLINLPYELPEDERHALALEFAQKLCDDMNVIADVCLHRPVMKLPFDPNAKPSSKRLREGEKNPDPRNFHAHIMVTTRAPVIEPDGKLAFDPKFKIPFEWSNKKRKQNDLPSSREEIKRIRKLWVDTANQRLKQRNLPLMDERSYKDQGLDQQPTIKMGVEATAMERRGIATEKGETNRKIRARNHAVLEQRREDERRIKQYRDGLAWATGQNERLSGLIADTERRADSTKRCIEDAKSGTAWAAKRCENLPNRIDDADKANHKAQQRIDLSKRWVTANSKRAADSESIAQSIHQDATKRARPAPTPFDDKARRARAARLDQQQGRIDRETRRATYEDKRRSERAEQLKLILAHKLLTATQPDNCLRSGWNEDPNDYPDKYDYRQIEVIKDFVTSLNLQSKDFRDNLIAVKNKIDERFITNNKDLIHLVNHPKQEREQYNERLTAWFEFKEDIDQKRADFNQSIIPKLGGSAGEVGSMTRDIISSFDYIRGLDQFISDDKQTIEARELAKSHRSDTLNRTCLQFKHAYSDVAKLPSGQRESYINALNSTVEVFKNIYGSQLPDEQNKAIEDGLRAFNNDLQRSHRPSRGFSR is encoded by the coding sequence ATGACTATGGTGCATATTGCGACTAAAGCAATTTCTCGAAAAGCAGGACAGTCCGCTGTGGCCTGTGCCGCATATCGCGCTGGTGATGTTTTAGAGGATTCTAAGTATGGCAAGGTTCATGATTACTCTAAAAAGGATGGGGTAATGAGCAGTGATATTGTGATGCCTGCTTCGTTAAAAAAAGGGTATGTCAAAATTGATCGCGAGATACTTTGGAATACTGCTGAAGCATTTGAGGCAAGATCTGATAGCCGTGTGGCGCGTGAGTGGTTGATTAATTTGCCTTATGAGCTACCTGAAGATGAGCGTCATGCGCTTGCTCTAGAGTTTGCACAAAAGCTGTGTGATGACATGAATGTGATTGCCGATGTGTGTCTGCATCGCCCTGTGATGAAGCTGCCCTTTGATCCTAATGCTAAGCCCAGCTCTAAGCGGCTACGTGAAGGGGAGAAAAACCCTGACCCGCGTAATTTTCATGCCCATATTATGGTGACGACGCGCGCGCCAGTGATTGAGCCGGATGGTAAGTTGGCATTTGACCCTAAATTTAAAATCCCTTTTGAGTGGTCTAATAAAAAGCGTAAACAAAATGACCTCCCCTCCTCAAGGGAGGAGATTAAGCGTATTCGTAAGCTTTGGGTGGACACTGCCAATCAAAGACTTAAACAGCGTAATTTACCGCTTATGGATGAGCGTAGTTATAAGGACCAAGGACTTGATCAACAGCCCACCATTAAGATGGGGGTTGAGGCAACTGCCATGGAGCGCCGAGGTATTGCTACCGAAAAGGGAGAAACTAACCGTAAGATTCGAGCACGCAATCACGCCGTGTTAGAGCAAAGGAGAGAAGATGAGCGACGAATTAAACAATATCGAGACGGACTTGCTTGGGCAACTGGTCAAAATGAGAGATTATCTGGACTCATTGCAGACACAGAACGACGAGCTGATAGCACAAAACGATGCATTGAGGACGCAAAATCAGGCACTGCTTGGGCAGCTAAGCGATGCGAAAACTTACCAAATAGAATTGATGACGCAGACAAAGCAAACCATAAAGCACAACAAAGAATTGATCTCTCAAAACGCTGGGTTACTGCAAACTCAAAAAGAGCTGCAGACAGCGAATCAATCGCTCAGAGCATCCATCAAGACGCTACAAAGCGAGCAAGACCTGCCCCAACCCCGTTCGATGACAAAGCGCGACGAGCAAGAGCTGCTCGACTTGATCAGCAGCAAGGACGAATTGATAGAGAAACTAGAAGAGCAACTTATGAAGATAAGAGAAGATCTGAACGTGCTGAACAGCTTAAGCTAATACTTGCTCATAAATTACTCACGGCCACCCAACCCGATAATTGTTTGAGATCTGGCTGGAATGAGGACCCTAATGATTACCCTGATAAATATGACTATAGACAAATTGAGGTGATTAAAGACTTTGTGACATCACTTAATCTTCAAAGTAAGGATTTTAGAGACAATTTGATAGCGGTTAAAAACAAGATTGATGAGCGCTTTATTACCAACAACAAGGACCTTATCCACCTGGTTAATCATCCTAAGCAGGAGCGTGAGCAGTATAACGAGCGTTTAACGGCGTGGTTTGAATTTAAAGAAGATATTGACCAAAAAAGAGCCGATTTCAACCAAAGCATTATTCCTAAATTAGGCGGTAGCGCCGGAGAGGTGGGTAGTATGACCCGAGATATCATTTCATCATTTGACTACATTCGAGGGTTAGATCAGTTTATTTCTGATGACAAACAAACCATAGAGGCCAGAGAATTAGCTAAATCTCATAGATCAGATACGCTAAATAGAACCTGCCTTCAATTCAAGCATGCCTACTCTGATGTGGCCAAACTGCCTAGTGGTCAGCGAGAGAGTTATATAAACGCTCTAAATTCGACCGTAGAGGTGTTTAAAAATATTTATGGTAGTCAGTTACCAGATGAACAAAATAAAGCTATAGAGGACGGTTTACGTGCATTTAATAATGATTTACAACGATCTCATAGGCCTTCAAGAGGGTTTAGTCGATAA
- a CDS encoding replication initiation protein, with the protein MSNDLLKAAHQSGLHEMKLIVLAASKLPQSADAADFDALAPIYITKDDALSIGFNAKNVARDLRTACSNLRSREIVIPTPFGDKVTGWVYNLLFFKTEIFRKLKERYPDSRHDDEFIEQLRLHNLIDTLPFVMKSDENLMARVIMHPDVVPFLFQLKNNYTQIDLFELAKLTDSVYSLRIFLLMMQWKSSGKVYKQLDELRREFRLLDKYENTKDLRRRVIDMAVNEINEKTIYKVSYELKKTGRKYTHLELKFTEKGQPKNVTPARDPDTINMFTNYTDKQLARAVHSKKFMADYNGLIAAQNPANQSSGAWISHMVEWVKKDPERFTKRPVQEYLDDEQAPRF; encoded by the coding sequence ATGTCAAATGATTTGTTGAAAGCAGCTCATCAGTCAGGTTTGCACGAAATGAAATTGATTGTATTGGCGGCAAGCAAACTACCGCAAAGCGCTGACGCTGCTGATTTTGATGCTCTAGCACCCATATACATTACTAAAGATGATGCGTTATCTATTGGTTTTAATGCGAAAAATGTCGCTCGTGATTTACGCACTGCTTGTAGCAACTTACGAAGCAGAGAGATTGTAATACCTACCCCTTTTGGTGATAAGGTGACAGGCTGGGTATATAACTTGTTATTTTTCAAAACCGAAATATTTAGAAAGCTTAAAGAGCGATACCCTGACAGCAGACATGATGATGAGTTTATAGAACAGCTTCGATTGCATAATCTAATTGATACTCTGCCATTTGTAATGAAATCTGACGAAAATCTAATGGCTCGTGTGATTATGCATCCTGATGTCGTGCCGTTCTTGTTTCAGTTGAAAAATAACTATACTCAAATAGACCTATTCGAACTTGCAAAGCTTACCGATAGTGTCTATAGCTTGCGTATATTTTTGCTGATGATGCAATGGAAATCATCAGGAAAAGTATATAAACAACTAGATGAATTAAGAAGAGAGTTTCGATTATTAGATAAATACGAAAATACGAAAGACTTACGCAGACGTGTCATAGATATGGCAGTCAACGAAATAAACGAAAAGACAATATATAAAGTATCTTACGAACTAAAAAAAACTGGACGCAAATATACGCATTTGGAGCTGAAATTCACAGAAAAAGGGCAGCCGAAAAACGTAACGCCTGCCCGTGACCCAGACACTATTAATATGTTCACCAATTATACTGATAAGCAACTGGCAAGAGCAGTGCATAGTAAGAAATTTATGGCAGATTATAACGGCCTAATAGCAGCTCAGAACCCCGCTAACCAATCAAGTGGCGCTTGGATTAGTCACATGGTTGAATGGGTTAAAAAAGATCCTGAGCGCTTTACTAAGCGTCCTGTGCAAGAATATTTGGATGATGAGCAAGCGCCTAGATTCTGA
- a CDS encoding type II toxin-antitoxin system YafQ family toxin, translated as MARKVYPTKQLKRDAKKHHLELLTPAWAEVLNCLVKDQPLPEKYKDHALTGNWSSCRDCHIKPDLVLIYEIRGNDVLLHRLGSHSELF; from the coding sequence ATGGCTAGAAAAGTATATCCCACTAAACAGCTTAAAAGAGATGCTAAAAAACACCATCTTGAACTCTTAACACCTGCATGGGCGGAAGTACTTAATTGTTTAGTCAAAGACCAACCCTTGCCAGAAAAGTATAAAGATCATGCTCTGACGGGCAATTGGTCGAGTTGTCGAGATTGCCATATCAAGCCTGATTTAGTGTTGATCTATGAAATCCGAGGCAATGACGTGCTATTGCATAGATTAGGTAGCCATAGCGAACTTTTTTAG
- a CDS encoding plasmid replication DNA-binding protein: MKLTVTDAAKQWGITRNTIYNNINNGKLSRDSNKMIDTAEMFRAFGEPKQTKRVDSVSGIQGLSSSMTPESTAELQHQLELEQLKNKHLEESLQKQELVNKDYRQQVTHYQRQIELLNDNLSKANMSIQELVQSRLIGMDPHKPTEDEQQSGNTDDNVTKAETVHPAQEVNTTEPITQKVKKWRWW, translated from the coding sequence TTGAAATTAACAGTTACGGACGCGGCTAAACAGTGGGGTATTACTAGGAACACCATTTATAACAACATCAATAATGGTAAGCTTTCTAGAGACTCTAACAAGATGATTGATACTGCTGAAATGTTTAGAGCATTTGGAGAGCCTAAGCAAACTAAACGTGTAGATTCAGTCAGTGGTATACAGGGTTTGTCGTCAAGCATGACACCTGAAAGCACAGCTGAATTACAGCATCAATTAGAGCTAGAACAGTTAAAAAACAAGCACTTAGAAGAGTCGCTGCAAAAACAAGAATTAGTCAATAAGGATTACCGACAACAAGTTACGCATTATCAACGCCAGATTGAGCTATTAAATGACAATCTGAGCAAAGCTAATATGAGTATACAGGAGCTTGTACAAAGCAGGTTGATTGGTATGGATCCTCATAAACCAACAGAAGATGAACAACAGTCAGGCAACACAGACGATAATGTAACTAAGGCTGAAACGGTCCATCCTGCTCAGGAAGTAAATACTACTGAACCAATAACTCAAAAAGTAAAAAAGTGGCGCTGGTGGTAA
- the lspA gene encoding signal peptidase II translates to MTESTDRLDSTKLNSVESASTNIADKKVPIAVSSTHQSIDSKTINHTPKAMYVTSGNSITPKDKLDKMPKMVANGSRAFIWYLLAIMVLILDQWTKWLAQTTLAFNDPVPVIEPFLNWTLAYNYGAAFSFLANAGGWQKWFFSGLAFVMAIFLTVYLIKAPRAAKLLSMGLALMLGGAIGNLIDRLRIGKVVDFIHVHYADVWNYPIFNVADIGVCVGVALIIIDMIFLESKRNK, encoded by the coding sequence ATGACTGAATCTACCGACAGATTAGATAGTACTAAATTGAATAGCGTTGAATCGGCTAGTACTAATATTGCTGACAAGAAGGTACCTATAGCTGTGAGTAGTACTCATCAATCGATTGACTCTAAAACCATAAATCATACGCCTAAAGCTATGTACGTGACTTCAGGCAACTCAATAACACCTAAAGATAAGTTGGACAAAATGCCAAAAATGGTTGCCAATGGCAGTCGCGCTTTTATCTGGTATTTGTTGGCGATAATGGTATTAATACTTGATCAATGGACTAAGTGGTTGGCCCAAACCACATTAGCGTTCAATGACCCCGTACCGGTCATTGAACCATTTCTCAACTGGACACTCGCTTATAACTATGGGGCAGCATTTAGCTTTTTAGCCAACGCTGGCGGTTGGCAGAAATGGTTTTTCTCAGGCTTAGCTTTTGTAATGGCTATCTTTTTAACGGTTTATTTAATCAAAGCGCCACGTGCAGCCAAGCTATTATCTATGGGGTTGGCCTTAATGCTTGGTGGTGCGATTGGCAACTTAATCGATCGTTTAAGAATTGGTAAAGTGGTTGACTTTATCCATGTGCATTATGCTGATGTCTGGAATTATCCTATTTTCAATGTTGCAGATATAGGTGTCTGTGTCGGTGTCGCATTGATTATAATTGACATGATATTTTTAGAAAGTAAGCGTAATAAATAA